The following are encoded together in the Pedobacter steynii genome:
- a CDS encoding SMP-30/gluconolactonase/LRE family protein produces the protein MNIYRISFLIAIGLFAPFFLNAQSGISAPLFVQSDLKLVSSKFSFTEGCSVDKNGDVFFTDQPNDKIWKYKARDQQLSVFLNKSGRANGTYFDKKGNLITCADEEGQLWSISPSGKIKIVLNSKLGKQFNGPNDIWIHPNGGMYFTDPYYQRDYWKRTAPDLKNEDVYYLPKGSNAVKVAASGMVKPNGIVGTPDGKYLYVADNRAGKTYRFRIEKNGDLIGKDLIIERGSDGMTLDNQGRLYLTGAGGVFIYSPDGKLLDQIKVTEIPTNVCFFGEDRDHLFITARKAIYVIKMQSQGVE, from the coding sequence ATGAATATTTATAGAATTAGTTTTTTAATCGCAATAGGATTATTTGCGCCATTTTTTTTGAATGCACAGTCTGGTATTAGTGCGCCTCTCTTTGTTCAATCCGACCTTAAACTGGTTTCTTCGAAATTCAGTTTTACGGAAGGTTGCTCTGTTGATAAAAACGGAGATGTATTTTTTACCGATCAACCGAATGATAAGATCTGGAAATATAAGGCAAGGGATCAGCAGCTTTCTGTTTTTTTGAATAAATCGGGCAGGGCCAACGGAACTTATTTCGATAAAAAGGGCAACCTGATTACCTGTGCCGATGAAGAGGGACAGCTATGGTCTATAAGTCCGTCCGGTAAAATAAAAATTGTCCTAAACAGCAAGCTTGGCAAACAATTCAACGGACCAAACGATATCTGGATCCATCCCAATGGCGGAATGTATTTTACCGATCCCTATTACCAGCGTGATTATTGGAAAAGGACTGCCCCTGATCTTAAAAATGAAGATGTGTATTACCTTCCAAAAGGTAGTAACGCCGTAAAAGTAGCTGCCAGCGGGATGGTTAAACCGAATGGTATTGTTGGTACACCCGATGGTAAATACTTGTATGTAGCAGATAACCGCGCCGGAAAAACCTACAGATTCCGTATCGAAAAGAACGGAGACCTGATTGGAAAAGACCTGATCATTGAACGGGGTTCTGATGGCATGACACTGGATAACCAGGGACGTTTATACCTGACTGGTGCCGGAGGTGTTTTTATCTATAGTCCAGACGGCAAGCTGCTCGATCAGATTAAAGTTACAGAAATCCCTACCAATGTTTGCTTTTTTGGAGAAGATAGGGATCATTTATTTATTACTGCACGTAAAGCCATATATGTGATAAAGATGCAAAGTCAAGGAGTGGAATAG